From Topomyia yanbarensis strain Yona2022 chromosome 1, ASM3024719v1, whole genome shotgun sequence, one genomic window encodes:
- the LOC131696320 gene encoding hemiasterlin resistant protein 1-like, translated as MLQSASHSAVTAPMVAPNQAFGLIAQIAATAGSVAIGFVGNTVGHALIGMFSGSDSQEAASLGQAAPVSGETNTPAGPCSWEIKQISCTQGQVECDSEQLPSIEVHIYIVHVIHFP; from the coding sequence ATGCTCCAGTCTGCGTCACACTCGGCTGTCACTGCACCAATGGTAGCTCCCAACCAGGCCTTTGGATTAATTGCTCAAATCGCAGCTACTGCTGGTAGTGTAGCGATCGGCTTCGTCGGTAACACCGTTGGACATGCCCTCATCGGAATGTTCAGCGGTTCCGATTCACAAGAGGCAGCCTCGCTAGGACAGGCTGCCCCGGTATCGGGCGAGAcaaacactccggcaggaccatgctcgtgggagATCAAGCAAATATCTTGTACCCAAGGCCAGGTCGAGTGTGACTCGGAACAATTACCAAGTATAGAAGTCCATATATATATCGTTCACGTGATACATTTTCCTTAA